A single window of Vitreimonas flagellata DNA harbors:
- a CDS encoding pseudouridine synthase — translation MATSSERFSDGERIAKFLARAGVCSRRDAERLIADGRVKVNGKVLDTPAFKVSEKDKVQVDGRPIGAAAPTRVWRYHKPTGLVTTHRDPAGRPTVFEHLPPELPRVISVGRLDLTSEGLLLLTNDGELARKLELPSNGWVRRYRARAYGRVTQEELDYLRDGVTVEGVRYGAIDAKLERGAGANAWISVAITEGKNREVRRVLDAIGLKVNRLIRVSYGPFQLGTMEPGAVEEIPAKVLREQLGQKRGE, via the coding sequence ATGGCGACCTCCTCAGAACGATTTAGCGACGGCGAACGCATAGCCAAGTTCTTGGCGCGTGCTGGCGTGTGCTCGCGCCGCGATGCCGAACGGCTGATCGCGGACGGGCGCGTCAAGGTAAACGGCAAGGTGCTGGATACCCCCGCCTTCAAGGTGAGCGAGAAGGACAAGGTCCAGGTCGATGGCCGGCCCATTGGCGCGGCCGCGCCAACGCGGGTGTGGCGCTATCACAAGCCCACCGGCCTTGTGACCACGCACCGCGATCCCGCTGGCCGGCCGACGGTGTTCGAGCACCTACCGCCTGAGCTGCCGCGCGTGATCTCGGTCGGCCGGCTCGACCTCACGTCCGAAGGCTTGCTGCTACTGACCAATGACGGCGAACTCGCGCGTAAGCTGGAGCTGCCCTCAAACGGCTGGGTGCGCCGCTATCGCGCGCGCGCCTATGGACGCGTGACGCAGGAAGAGCTGGACTATCTGAGAGACGGCGTCACTGTTGAAGGCGTGCGCTACGGCGCGATTGACGCGAAGCTTGAGCGCGGCGCTGGCGCGAACGCTTGGATCAGCGTGGCCATTACCGAAGGCAAGAACCGCGAAGTCCGCCGCGTGCTCGACGCCATCGGCCTCAAAGTGAACCGACTTATCCGCGTGAGCTACGGGCCGTTCCAATTGGGCACGATGGAACCCGGCGCGGTCGAAGAAATTCCCGCCAAAGTCCTGCGCGAACAGCTGGGGCAAAAGCGCGGCGAATAA
- a CDS encoding antibiotic biosynthesis monooxygenase family protein: protein MFAVIYRWRVVPGLEAQFEAGWRRGTERIAAEFGGWGSRLHAAGEGVYIAYAQWPDEASWKKAMETRMDHSDDEARRMYREAIVEGTFETLASGPVVADLLDLRRA, encoded by the coding sequence ATGTTCGCTGTGATCTATCGTTGGCGCGTCGTACCAGGGCTGGAGGCGCAATTCGAGGCCGGTTGGCGACGCGGGACGGAGCGCATTGCAGCCGAGTTCGGCGGCTGGGGCTCGCGCCTGCACGCGGCAGGCGAAGGCGTGTATATCGCCTACGCCCAATGGCCCGACGAGGCGAGTTGGAAGAAGGCGATGGAAACGCGCATGGACCATTCCGACGACGAGGCGCGGCGCATGTATCGCGAGGCGATCGTGGAGGGCACGTTCGAGACGCTGGCCTCCGGGCCGGTGGTGGCCGATCTGCTGGATCTGCGCCGCGCATGA
- the tadA gene encoding tRNA adenosine(34) deaminase TadA encodes MSDEAHMARALALAAAAAEADEAPIGCVIVDGAGEVIAEGANAPIATHDPTAHAEIIALRQAAAALQNYRLKPGLTLYVTLEPCAMCAGAISNARINRLVYGASDPKGGGVAHGARVFDQPTCHWKPAVTAGVEAEAGAKLLKDFFKVRRKGVDT; translated from the coding sequence ATGAGCGACGAGGCGCATATGGCGCGGGCCTTGGCGCTGGCGGCCGCGGCCGCTGAGGCGGACGAGGCGCCGATCGGCTGCGTGATTGTCGATGGTGCGGGGGAAGTGATCGCCGAGGGTGCGAATGCGCCGATCGCCACGCACGACCCCACCGCACATGCCGAGATCATCGCGCTCCGCCAGGCGGCGGCGGCACTTCAGAATTACCGGCTCAAGCCCGGCCTGACCCTCTATGTGACCCTGGAGCCCTGCGCGATGTGCGCGGGGGCCATCTCCAACGCCCGGATCAATCGACTGGTTTATGGGGCCTCCGACCCCAAGGGCGGCGGCGTGGCGCACGGGGCGCGCGTGTTCGACCAGCCGACCTGCCATTGGAAGCCGGCCGTCACGGCCGGGGTGGAAGCCGAAGCCGGGGCCAAGCTCCTGAAGGACTTCTTCAAAGTCCGCCGCAAAGGCGTCGACACTTAA